A stretch of Aeromicrobium tamlense DNA encodes these proteins:
- a CDS encoding lycopene cyclase domain-containing protein: protein MSWLYLASVVGAGFCMGLVDHRWRLFLFRWPRRALVVLAIGFVFFLVWDLVAIQLEVYGRGESPAMTGIEVARELPLEELFFIAFLCYVTGVLHGLFTRVLDREGAAR from the coding sequence GTGAGCTGGCTCTACCTCGCCTCGGTCGTCGGGGCGGGCTTCTGCATGGGCCTGGTCGATCACCGCTGGCGGCTGTTCCTGTTCCGGTGGCCGCGCCGAGCGCTGGTCGTCCTGGCCATCGGGTTCGTGTTCTTCCTGGTGTGGGACCTCGTGGCCATCCAGCTCGAGGTCTACGGCCGCGGCGAGTCGCCGGCGATGACGGGCATCGAGGTCGCGCGCGAGCTGCCGCTCGAGGAGCTCTTCTTCATCGCGTTCCTCTGCTACGTCACGGGCGTGCTGCACGGCCTGTTCACGCGAGTCCTCGACCGCGAGGGAGCCGCGCGATGA
- the crtI gene encoding phytoene desaturase family protein, with the protein MGRVTVIGGGISGLATAALLAADGWSVDLLEQRDEVGGRAGTWEQDGFRFDTGPSWYLMPEVFDHFFRLLGTSAAEQLDLVRLDPAYRVFFEGHADPVDVLTTRARNVALFDAIEPGAGQRLEQYLDSADDALAMAVDHFLYTSFDRPANLAHADVLRRAPQLAGLLGRSLESHVASRFDDVRLRQILGYPAVFLGSSPSRAPSMYHLMSGMDLAGGVLYPQGGFSTLIDAIAALARARGVRIHTGATVIGIDTVATDRLPFVPGARARVEGVTFRTAERIEWIGADVVVGAADLHHLETRLLPEHLRTYPESWWRRRDPGPGAVLAYLGVEGELPQLAHHTMFFTQDWASNFDDVLGRPGRVPDPASSYVCKPSATDPTVAPPGDENVFVLVPVPADVGLGRGGIDGTGDPVIEKTADAAIAQISAWAGVPDLASRIKVRRTVGPGDFAADLNAWSGGALGPAHTLRQSAFLRARNASRHVDGLLYAGSSTIPGIGLPMCLISAELVLKRLRGDRSAGPIGEPTGTTVDA; encoded by the coding sequence ATGGGGCGCGTCACGGTCATCGGCGGCGGGATCTCGGGGCTCGCCACCGCCGCACTGCTCGCCGCCGACGGCTGGTCGGTCGACCTGCTGGAGCAGCGCGACGAGGTCGGTGGGCGCGCCGGAACGTGGGAGCAGGACGGGTTCCGGTTCGACACCGGCCCCTCCTGGTACCTCATGCCCGAGGTCTTCGACCACTTCTTCCGCCTGCTCGGCACCTCGGCCGCGGAGCAGCTCGACCTCGTCCGGCTCGACCCGGCGTACCGCGTCTTCTTCGAGGGCCACGCCGATCCGGTCGACGTGCTCACCACGCGCGCCCGGAACGTGGCCCTGTTCGACGCGATCGAGCCCGGGGCAGGCCAGCGTCTCGAGCAGTACCTCGACTCGGCCGACGACGCGCTCGCCATGGCGGTGGACCACTTCCTCTACACGAGCTTCGACCGGCCGGCGAACCTCGCGCACGCCGACGTGCTGCGCCGCGCGCCCCAGCTGGCGGGCCTGCTGGGCCGGTCGCTCGAGTCCCACGTCGCCTCGCGGTTCGACGACGTCAGGCTGCGCCAGATCCTGGGCTATCCCGCGGTCTTCCTCGGCTCGTCCCCGTCGCGGGCGCCGAGCATGTACCACCTGATGAGCGGCATGGACCTTGCCGGCGGGGTGCTCTACCCCCAGGGCGGCTTCTCCACGCTGATCGACGCGATCGCCGCCCTCGCGCGGGCGCGCGGGGTGCGGATCCACACCGGCGCCACCGTCATCGGCATCGACACCGTGGCGACCGATCGACTGCCCTTCGTGCCGGGTGCGCGGGCGCGCGTCGAGGGCGTCACGTTCCGCACCGCGGAGCGCATCGAGTGGATCGGCGCCGACGTCGTCGTCGGCGCGGCCGATCTGCACCACCTCGAGACGCGGCTGCTGCCCGAGCACCTGCGCACCTACCCCGAGTCCTGGTGGCGCCGCCGCGACCCCGGCCCCGGAGCCGTGCTCGCGTACCTCGGAGTGGAGGGCGAGCTGCCGCAGTTGGCCCACCACACCATGTTCTTCACGCAGGACTGGGCCTCGAACTTCGACGACGTCCTCGGGCGGCCCGGCCGCGTGCCCGACCCGGCGTCCTCCTACGTCTGCAAGCCGTCGGCCACCGACCCCACGGTCGCGCCCCCGGGTGACGAGAACGTGTTCGTCCTCGTGCCCGTCCCGGCCGACGTCGGACTCGGGCGCGGCGGCATCGACGGCACGGGCGACCCCGTGATCGAGAAGACCGCGGACGCCGCCATCGCACAGATCTCCGCTTGGGCTGGCGTTCCCGACCTGGCCTCGCGCATCAAGGTGCGCCGGACCGTCGGCCCCGGCGACTTCGCCGCCGACCTCAACGCGTGGTCGGGCGGCGCGCTCGGGCCCGCGCACACGCTGCGACAGAGCGCCTTCCTCCGCGCCCGCAACGCGTCGCGTCACGTGGACGGCCTCCTGTACGCCGGATCCAGCACGATCCCGGGCATCGGCCTGCCGATGTGCCTCATCAGCGCCGAGCTCGTGCTGAAGCGCCTGCGTGGCGACCGGTCGGCCGGCCCGATCGGGGAGCCCACCGGCACTACGGTGGACGCGTGA
- a CDS encoding phytoene/squalene synthase family protein has protein sequence MSVLHPDDHGKSGSTAATEAYALYDEVAEDAAALVIKRYSTSFSLASRLLAEPVRTRVCNIYALVRVADEIVDAPRPEGDHDQQLRLLDSLQAEVHEAMRTGHSANLVVHAFARTARACGIGTDLVDPFFDSMRTDLFRTEHDEASFATYVYGSAEVVGLMCLKAFLLDQPDVNGAYEALAPGARRLGAAFQKVNFLRDLGDDRDNLGRSYVPGLDPEHFDVAMRDRLLDDIDADLAAAAAVIPQLPAGSRRAVAAAHALFAELSRRLRHASPERIRSERIRVPGPAKARVVARAVTVGV, from the coding sequence ATGAGCGTCCTGCACCCGGACGACCACGGGAAGTCCGGCTCCACCGCCGCCACCGAGGCCTACGCGCTGTACGACGAGGTGGCCGAGGACGCCGCCGCGCTGGTCATCAAGCGGTACTCCACCTCGTTCTCGCTGGCGTCGCGGCTGCTCGCCGAGCCCGTGCGCACGCGCGTCTGCAACATCTACGCGCTCGTGCGGGTGGCCGACGAGATCGTCGACGCACCGCGCCCCGAGGGCGACCACGACCAGCAGTTGCGATTGCTCGACTCGCTCCAGGCCGAGGTCCACGAGGCGATGCGCACGGGGCACAGCGCGAACCTCGTCGTGCACGCCTTCGCGCGTACCGCCCGCGCCTGCGGGATCGGCACCGACCTCGTGGACCCGTTCTTCGACTCGATGCGCACCGACCTGTTCCGGACCGAGCACGACGAGGCCAGCTTCGCGACCTACGTCTACGGCTCGGCCGAGGTCGTCGGGCTCATGTGCCTCAAGGCCTTCCTGCTCGACCAGCCCGACGTCAACGGCGCGTACGAGGCGCTGGCCCCGGGCGCGCGACGGCTCGGCGCCGCCTTCCAGAAGGTGAACTTCCTGCGCGACCTCGGCGACGATCGCGACAACCTCGGCCGCAGCTACGTGCCCGGCCTCGACCCGGAGCACTTCGACGTGGCCATGCGCGACCGCCTGCTGGACGACATCGACGCCGACCTCGCGGCCGCCGCGGCCGTGATCCCCCAGCTGCCTGCCGGCAGCCGCCGGGCGGTGGCCGCCGCGCACGCACTGTTCGCCGAGCTCTCGCGCCGGCTGCGCCACGCCTCGCCCGAGCGGATCCGGTCCGAGCGCATCCGCGTGCCCGGGCCGGCCAAGGCCCGGGTCGTCGCGCGCGCCGTCACGGTGGGCGTCTGA
- a CDS encoding polyprenyl synthetase family protein — MTLQSELDSLLHSARVPGLARDHAALLDALDLGSSGGKRFRPWLVTTVHAAFDGEQPEPVVDAVAAATELLHTAFVIHDDVIDNDDTRRGRSSVPGLFRSDAAELGTAPDDRDTYSRAGAILAGDLALAAAIRAVATCGADAAATHRLLDLLDATLHASAAGELADVRLALSPEMPGAEEAIAVTEHKTAVYSFVLPLQAGAVLAGADDAAVRALGEIGRCLGIAFQLHDDVMAIFGDPAETGKDPLGDLREGKRTPLMVHASQTDAWARIAPHLGDPELTEAAASAVREALQECGSRHHIEDLAEGHLTVAREHARSLGLECSLLDPLVEQAWRMTPTALTRAAQVGAA, encoded by the coding sequence ATGACCCTCCAGTCCGAGCTCGACTCGCTGCTGCACTCCGCCCGGGTGCCCGGCCTCGCCCGCGACCACGCGGCGCTGCTCGACGCCCTCGACCTCGGCAGCTCGGGCGGCAAGCGCTTCCGGCCGTGGCTCGTCACCACCGTCCATGCCGCGTTCGACGGCGAACAGCCCGAGCCGGTGGTCGATGCCGTGGCCGCCGCCACCGAACTGCTGCACACGGCCTTCGTCATCCACGACGACGTGATCGACAACGACGACACCCGCCGAGGACGCTCGAGCGTGCCGGGGCTGTTCCGCAGCGACGCGGCCGAGCTGGGCACCGCGCCCGACGACCGCGACACCTACTCCCGCGCCGGTGCGATCCTCGCCGGCGACCTCGCGCTCGCCGCCGCGATCCGCGCCGTGGCCACGTGCGGCGCGGACGCTGCCGCCACGCACCGCCTGCTCGACCTCCTCGACGCCACGCTGCACGCGTCGGCAGCGGGCGAGCTGGCCGACGTGCGGCTCGCCCTCAGCCCCGAGATGCCGGGCGCCGAGGAGGCCATCGCGGTCACGGAGCACAAGACCGCGGTCTACTCGTTCGTGCTGCCGCTGCAGGCCGGAGCCGTGCTGGCCGGCGCCGACGACGCCGCGGTCCGCGCGCTGGGCGAGATCGGTCGGTGCCTCGGCATCGCGTTCCAGCTGCACGACGACGTGATGGCGATCTTCGGCGACCCCGCCGAGACCGGCAAGGACCCGCTCGGCGACCTACGCGAGGGCAAGCGCACGCCACTCATGGTGCATGCCTCGCAGACCGACGCCTGGGCCCGCATCGCCCCTCACCTGGGGGACCCCGAGCTCACGGAGGCCGCGGCGTCCGCCGTGCGCGAGGCGCTCCAGGAGTGCGGCTCGCGCCACCACATCGAGGACCTCGCCGAGGGGCACCTCACCGTCGCCCGCGAGCACGCGCGCTCGCTCGGCCTCGAGTGCTCGCTGCTCGACCCGCTGGTCGAGCAGGCGTGGCGGATGACGCCCACGGCGCTGACGCGGGCCGCCCAGGTCGGGGCGGCATGA
- the idi gene encoding isopentenyl-diphosphate Delta-isomerase has protein sequence MRADLPDRLPHDDPDDLVVLLDDDHRPIGTAPRHGVHGTDTPLHLAFSCYLVDGKGRVLLTRRALGKRSWPGVWTNSFCGHPRPGEDLVDAVSRHGRGELGLEPEAIRPVLPDFAYRAVDASGVVENEVCPVFVARTSDDVEPHPDEVEEHRWVDVSDLRETVRVAPWALSPWLVEQAAAMEEADAWHVLAPDETETRP, from the coding sequence GTGCGCGCGGACCTGCCCGACCGCCTCCCCCACGACGACCCCGACGATCTGGTCGTCCTGCTGGACGACGACCACCGGCCCATCGGCACCGCTCCGCGCCACGGCGTGCACGGAACCGACACCCCCTTGCACCTCGCGTTCTCCTGCTATCTGGTGGACGGAAAGGGCCGCGTGCTGCTCACCCGCCGCGCCCTGGGCAAGCGGTCGTGGCCCGGCGTCTGGACCAACTCCTTCTGCGGCCACCCGCGACCCGGCGAGGACCTCGTCGACGCGGTGAGCCGGCACGGGCGCGGCGAGCTGGGGCTCGAGCCCGAGGCGATCCGTCCCGTCCTGCCCGACTTCGCGTACCGTGCGGTCGACGCCTCCGGCGTGGTGGAGAACGAGGTCTGCCCCGTGTTCGTGGCCCGCACCAGCGATGACGTCGAGCCGCACCCCGACGAGGTCGAGGAGCACCGCTGGGTCGACGTGTCCGACCTGCGCGAGACCGTGCGGGTGGCGCCGTGGGCGCTCAGCCCGTGGCTCGTGGAGCAGGCCGCGGCGATGGAGGAGGCCGACGCGTGGCACGTGCTGGCACCGGACGAGACGGAGACCCGCCCATGA
- a CDS encoding MarR family winged helix-turn-helix transcriptional regulator — MPLTPRTPVAPAYTDDERGLLRAVRELVRADREMRNRLSDSMRVNPTDLRSLRHVIRTVEQAEAGVVQGALPGVTPRRLADHLGISTAAVTTLVDRLVASGHLERTPHPTDRRSVLLVPTEQARREMSAHLADMHDRMKAIAAKVPHDARPAIIDFLQALTWEMERGTLEVGPPS, encoded by the coding sequence GTGCCCCTGACTCCACGTACCCCAGTGGCGCCCGCCTACACCGACGACGAGCGCGGCCTGCTGCGTGCGGTTCGCGAGCTCGTCCGCGCGGATCGCGAGATGCGGAACCGCCTCAGCGACTCGATGCGCGTCAACCCCACCGACCTCCGCTCGCTGCGCCACGTCATCCGGACCGTCGAGCAGGCCGAGGCCGGGGTCGTGCAGGGGGCGCTCCCGGGAGTCACGCCGCGCCGCCTGGCGGACCATCTCGGCATCAGCACCGCCGCGGTCACCACGCTCGTCGATCGACTGGTCGCCTCGGGGCACCTCGAGCGGACGCCGCACCCCACCGACCGCCGCTCGGTGCTGCTCGTGCCCACCGAGCAGGCCCGCCGCGAGATGTCGGCGCACCTGGCCGACATGCACGACCGGATGAAAGCGATCGCGGCGAAGGTGCCGCACGACGCGCGGCCGGCGATCATCGACTTCCTGCAGGCCCTGACGTGGGAGATGGAGCGCGGGACGCTGGAGGTCGGACCGCCGTCCTGA
- a CDS encoding LLM class F420-dependent oxidoreductase, with protein sequence MRLRIFTEPQQGASYDDLLAVAQEAERLGFDAFFRSDHYLAMGGDGLPGPTDAWTTLAGLARETSTIRLGTLVTSATFRLPGPLAVTVAGVDQMSRGRVEFGLGAGWFDAEHRAYGIGFPDTPERFDRLEEQLEVITGLWADTTGSYSFDGEHYTISDSPALPKPAQERIPVIVGGKGKRRTPALAARFADEFNVPFVSVEETRTLFSRVREACEKAERDPSTLAWSNALVVRAGADEAEIARRAAAIGREVDELRENGLAGTPAEIVDRIGAFAEAGTERIYLQVLDLSDLDHLALVAEEIMPHV encoded by the coding sequence ATGCGGCTGAGGATCTTCACCGAGCCCCAGCAGGGCGCCTCGTACGACGACCTCCTCGCGGTCGCGCAGGAGGCCGAGCGGCTCGGCTTCGACGCCTTCTTCCGCTCGGACCACTACCTCGCGATGGGCGGCGACGGCCTGCCCGGACCGACCGACGCGTGGACCACGCTGGCGGGCCTCGCCCGCGAGACGTCCACGATCCGGCTCGGCACGCTGGTCACGAGCGCGACGTTCCGGCTGCCCGGACCGCTCGCGGTGACGGTGGCCGGCGTCGACCAGATGAGCCGGGGCCGCGTGGAGTTCGGCCTCGGCGCGGGCTGGTTCGACGCCGAGCACCGCGCGTACGGGATCGGGTTCCCCGACACCCCGGAGCGCTTCGACCGCCTGGAGGAGCAGCTCGAGGTCATCACGGGTCTGTGGGCGGACACCACCGGCTCGTACTCGTTCGACGGTGAGCACTACACGATCAGCGACTCGCCGGCCCTCCCCAAGCCGGCGCAGGAGCGGATCCCGGTGATCGTCGGCGGCAAGGGCAAGCGCCGCACTCCGGCGCTCGCCGCCCGGTTCGCGGACGAGTTCAACGTGCCGTTCGTCTCGGTGGAGGAGACCCGCACGCTGTTCTCGCGGGTCCGCGAGGCCTGTGAGAAGGCCGAGCGCGACCCGTCGACGCTGGCCTGGTCCAACGCGCTCGTGGTGCGCGCGGGCGCGGACGAGGCCGAGATCGCTCGCCGCGCCGCGGCGATCGGCCGCGAGGTCGACGAGCTGCGGGAGAACGGCCTGGCCGGCACCCCCGCCGAGATCGTCGACCGGATCGGCGCGTTCGCCGAGGCCGGCACCGAGCGGATCTACCTGCAGGTGCTCGACCTGTCCGATCTGGACCACCTGGCGCTCGTGGCCGAGGAGATCATGCCCCACGTGTGA
- a CDS encoding oxygenase MpaB family protein, which translates to MIERVRGQAGAAIFARVAGPEGEGRRDRIHGTPGPRRFAPGDPVWRVHGDASMFVGGIRALLLQSLHPLAMAGVDQHSGFRGDPWGRLQRTSGFIAMTTFGTIEHADRTIAAVRGIHERVTGTAPDGRPYAASDPHLLRWVHVAEIDSFLRAHDRYGSMPLTPAERDRYVAQAAVTARLLGATDVPEDVEQLRETLRAYRPELESTPAARAAARFMLIHPPVPWTVRAPYGMLAAAAVGLLPRFARRPLGLPWLPVTEATAVRAGGVAVTRAIGWAMAPPARSTT; encoded by the coding sequence ATGATCGAGCGCGTCCGTGGCCAGGCTGGTGCGGCGATCTTCGCCCGCGTGGCCGGACCCGAGGGCGAGGGCCGTCGCGACCGCATCCACGGCACGCCCGGCCCCCGGCGGTTCGCGCCGGGCGACCCCGTGTGGCGCGTCCACGGTGACGCCTCGATGTTCGTCGGTGGGATCCGCGCACTGCTGCTCCAGTCGCTGCACCCCCTCGCAATGGCCGGCGTCGACCAGCACTCGGGCTTCCGCGGCGACCCGTGGGGACGGCTCCAGCGCACGAGCGGCTTCATCGCGATGACCACCTTCGGCACGATCGAGCACGCCGACCGCACGATCGCCGCCGTGCGGGGCATCCACGAGCGCGTCACCGGCACCGCGCCCGACGGCCGGCCCTACGCCGCGTCCGACCCGCACCTGCTGCGCTGGGTGCACGTCGCCGAGATCGACTCCTTCCTGCGGGCGCACGACCGCTACGGCTCCATGCCGCTGACCCCGGCCGAGCGCGACCGCTACGTGGCCCAGGCCGCGGTCACCGCACGCCTGCTCGGCGCCACCGACGTGCCCGAGGACGTCGAGCAGCTGCGTGAGACGCTCCGGGCCTACCGACCCGAGCTCGAGAGCACGCCCGCCGCCCGCGCGGCCGCCCGCTTCATGCTGATCCACCCGCCCGTTCCGTGGACGGTTCGCGCCCCGTACGGGATGCTCGCCGCGGCCGCGGTGGGACTGCTGCCGCGCTTCGCCCGGCGGCCCCTGGGACTCCCGTGGCTGCCGGTGACCGAGGCGACCGCGGTGCGTGCCGGCGGCGTCGCCGTCACCCGCGCGATCGGCTGGGCGATGGCCCCGCCCGCGCGTTCCACGACATGA
- a CDS encoding universal stress protein, translating to MSTNTIVVGVDETPAGTAALSWAAREAELRGADLKIVHVWQIDAAVAMAGAEVPWLAYETDARSNAARWVADTIGAEDAQGRPRRIDVVQGAPGPTLVDASRDAAMLVVGTRVHTGISRVLFGSVSHYCLTHAQCVVVAVPTTSTAETVDVESADELVEH from the coding sequence ATGAGCACCAACACCATCGTCGTCGGTGTCGACGAGACCCCCGCCGGAACGGCCGCCCTGAGCTGGGCCGCCCGTGAGGCGGAGCTGCGCGGCGCCGACCTCAAGATCGTGCACGTCTGGCAGATCGACGCGGCCGTTGCGATGGCCGGCGCCGAGGTGCCGTGGCTGGCCTACGAGACCGATGCCCGGTCGAACGCCGCCCGCTGGGTGGCCGACACGATCGGCGCGGAGGACGCGCAGGGCCGTCCCCGCCGCATCGACGTCGTGCAGGGTGCCCCCGGGCCGACCCTCGTCGACGCCTCCCGCGACGCGGCCATGCTCGTCGTCGGGACCCGCGTGCACACCGGCATCAGCCGGGTCCTGTTCGGCTCGGTGAGCCACTACTGCCTCACCCACGCGCAGTGCGTCGTCGTCGCCGTGCCGACCACCTCCACGGCGGAGACCGTCGACGTGGAGTCGGCAGACGAGCTCGTCGAGCACTGA
- a CDS encoding GAF domain-containing sensor histidine kinase: MDEQDRKRWEHIVEAAVAVTSDLDLDSLLARIIELARDLTGARYGALGVLGSDPEEGLVEFLTQGIDDETAAEIGALPRGAGVLGVVLRDGVPLRLDDVASHPDSVGFPPHHPPMGAFLGVPIRIDGRVFGDLYLTEKAGGFSEDDERLVTGLAAVAGTAIANARLFDELAGTRAELARMAVVEDRNRIARDLHDLVIGRLFAVGLSLDRIARHVDEPWAGRASQAVDDVDRAIADLRGAIFALGSDAATDEARLVRLLKATAAPLGFAPSIDIEGDLGLLDIGRRSDVHAVMNEALANVIRHASATSVRLHLVVAPEGVVATITDDGIGMGDQQPASGLANLRERAERSGGSLLIEPGPGGRGTRVTWRVPLESTEPAVDLP; the protein is encoded by the coding sequence GTGGACGAACAGGACCGGAAGCGCTGGGAGCACATCGTCGAGGCGGCCGTCGCGGTCACGTCCGACCTCGATCTCGACAGCCTGCTGGCCCGCATCATCGAGCTGGCCCGCGACCTGACGGGCGCCCGCTACGGCGCCCTCGGTGTCCTCGGGAGCGACCCGGAGGAGGGCCTCGTCGAGTTCCTGACGCAGGGCATCGACGACGAGACAGCCGCCGAGATCGGCGCCCTGCCGCGCGGCGCCGGAGTGCTCGGGGTGGTCCTGCGCGACGGCGTGCCGCTGCGGCTCGACGACGTCGCCTCGCACCCGGACTCGGTCGGCTTCCCGCCCCACCACCCGCCGATGGGCGCCTTCCTCGGCGTCCCGATCCGGATCGACGGCCGCGTGTTCGGCGACCTCTACCTGACCGAGAAGGCGGGCGGCTTCAGCGAGGACGACGAGCGGCTGGTCACCGGCCTGGCCGCCGTCGCGGGCACCGCCATCGCGAACGCGCGACTGTTCGACGAGCTCGCCGGCACGCGTGCCGAGCTGGCGCGGATGGCCGTGGTGGAGGACCGCAACCGCATTGCGCGCGACCTGCACGACCTCGTCATCGGGCGCCTGTTCGCGGTGGGCCTGTCGCTCGACCGGATCGCCCGTCACGTGGACGAGCCCTGGGCCGGCCGGGCCTCGCAGGCCGTGGACGACGTCGACCGCGCCATCGCCGACCTGCGCGGCGCGATCTTCGCCCTCGGCTCGGACGCCGCCACCGACGAGGCGCGGCTGGTCCGGCTGCTCAAGGCCACCGCGGCGCCGCTGGGCTTCGCGCCGTCGATCGACATCGAGGGCGACCTCGGCCTGCTCGACATCGGCCGGCGCAGTGACGTGCACGCCGTGATGAACGAGGCGCTGGCCAACGTCATCAGGCACGCGAGCGCGACCTCGGTGCGGCTGCACCTCGTCGTCGCGCCCGAGGGCGTCGTCGCGACGATCACCGACGACGGCATCGGGATGGGAGACCAGCAGCCCGCGAGCGGTCTGGCCAACCTGCGAGAGCGCGCCGAGCGGTCGGGCGGATCCCTGCTGATCGAGC